ACCTTTGAGCTGGTGCTCGGTCGCGCAGAGAACATCGACGAGTCGGCCAATACTGTCAAGGTCATCACCAACGCCGGCAAGGCACAGGAAATCCCTTATACGCAGCTGGTCATCGCCACGGGTTCGAGGATCAGCAGCGAACTGCCACTAAAGCCTCTCGGCAACGACCGGGTTACCCTTGACGCGTGGCACGCTCTGCAGAGGCGCGTGGGCGATGCCAagtccatcgtcgtcgccggtgCTGGGCCCAACGGGGTTGAagtcgcgggcgagctcgccgccaaatACGGGTCGGCAAAAACCATCACTCTCATCGTCAGCGGCAACAGGCCCCTGGAAGGTGGCGGGTATGGCCTCAAAACCTCGCTCATTGCTACCGTCGACAGCGatctgcagcagctcggcgtccggCTTGTTCGCAACGCGCGCGTCGTGAGTGACGAGGCGGACTCCAACGACAAGGGACGCCGGATATTGACTCTGTCAAACGGCTCGACATTCAAGACCGACTGCTACCTGCCGCTTCACGGCGTGCGAGTCAACACGTCCTTTGTACCACCACACATGCTCGACGAATGCGGCAACGTCAAGCAGGACCCAAGCCTGCGCGTCGCCGGTACGCGCAACGTGTGggcgctcggcgacgtgggcgacACGGAAACCAAGCAGCTCACGGTGACGGATGACCAAGTCATCcacgtggcggcggccctaGACTCGACGCTGACGGGATCCGGGTCCGTGGCGCCGTACTCGCCCCTGGGGAAACCCATGCTCTTCCTGGCGATGGGCAGGAAGTATGCAACAGGCCAAACTGGAGGGTGGAGGATCTGGGGACCCTTGGTGGCCTGGGTCAAGGGCAGGAAGCTGTTTGTGGACACTGCCGAGGCATACGTCGAGGGGACGCGACTGAGGCATGCGGCCATGTAGAGACGCGCTCGGCCGGCCTGGCAGGCAAAGGGGCAGGA
The genomic region above belongs to Purpureocillium takamizusanense chromosome 5, complete sequence and contains:
- a CDS encoding uncharacterized protein (COG:S~EggNog:ENOG503P05M), which gives rise to MTQTVVILGAGWAGLPLAHKLLKHTAPKTALKVILVTPNSSFFWNIAAARGLIPGEIPDKHLFLPIAPGFGRYPPKTFELVLGRAENIDESANTVKVITNAGKAQEIPYTQLVIATGSRISSELPLKPLGNDRVTLDAWHALQRRVGDAKSIVVAGAGPNGVEVAGELAAKYGSAKTITLIVSGNRPLEGGGYGLKTSLIATVDSDLQQLGVRLVRNARVVSDEADSNDKGRRILTLSNGSTFKTDCYLPLHGVRVNTSFVPPHMLDECGNVKQDPSLRVAGTRNVWALGDVGDTETKQLTVTDDQVIHVAAALDSTLTGSGSVAPYSPLGKPMLFLAMGRKYATGQTGGWRIWGPLVAWVKGRKLFVDTAEAYVEGTRLRHAAM